The genomic window GAGAGACTACTGAAAGGCTAAGTATTTCTGTGAAAGAAAcacaccaagaaaacctcatgagtGATGGTCCCTGTGACTTCACTAGGAGACAAATCTGTGCTGTCTTTCAGAAAGTTCACCCTGGAGATAAAATTTATGGTTGTCATCATTGTAGGAAAAACATGAGTCAGCAGTCCTCCCTAATTGACTGTCAAAAAATTTGTACTGGAGAAAACCCACATGAGCTTCATGAATGTGGTATACATTTTAGTGAACACTCCTCCTTCCTTATTCATCACATTATTGACAGTGAGAGGCAACCTCCTGAATGcagtcagtgtggaaaggctgGGAGTTGCAGCTGTagtcttgctgtacatcagagcaTCGAGACTAGAGaggaactttataaatatgataaacGTGAAAAGGCATTGCTACAGAGCTCCAATCTTACTCAACATCAGAAAATCCACAATGGTAAGAAAGGTTATGAATGCAATccatgtggaaatgcattcagatTTAAAGGCCATCTTACTCTACATCAGAAAATCCATATGGAGAAAcattatgaatgtaatcaatgtggaaaggcttttagggAGAACTACCAACTTATTGTACAtaagagaatccatactggagagagaccttatgaatgtaatcagtgtggaaaggctttcacataCAGGTCAaatcttgctgtacatcagagaatccacactggagagataCCTTATGAacgtaatcaatgtggaaaggcttttcgGGAGAACTACCAACTtattgtacatcagagaatccacactggagagaaaacttatgaatgtaatcaatgtggaaaggctttcagaaagaGCTCCaatcttgctgcacatcagagaatccacactggagagagaccttatgaatgtaatcaatgtggaaaggctttcagagaaaACTCCCTACTTGTTTCACATGAGTGAATCCACAATAGAAAGAAACTTTTTGAATGTAGTGATTGTGCAAAAGCTTTCAGTTCTAACTCCACTCTTGCTGtacaccagagaatccacactggtgAGAAGCCACCTAAATGTAATccatgtggaaagactttcagactAAGCTCCCTACTTGCtacacatcagagaattcacactggggagaaaccgtatgagtgtaatgaatgtggaaaggctttcagacgAAACTCCTtacttgctgcacatcagagaatccacactggtgAGAAGCCACATACATGTAATcgatgtggaaagactttcaggtcTAGCTCCAATCTTGCagcccatcagagaatccacactggtgAGAAGCCACATacatgtaatcaatgtggaaagactttcagactGAACTCCCTACTTgatgtacatcagagaattcatactaggGAGAAACCATATGAGTGTAATcgatgtggaaagactttcaggtcTAGCTCCAATCTTGCagcccatcagagaatccacactggtgAGAGACCATATAAGTGTAATCAGTGTGAAAAGGCTTTCAGACTAAACTACCAACTTActatacatcagagaatccaccctggagagaagccttatcaATGTAATgcatgtggaaagactttcagagagAGCACCAAACTTAGTCTatatcagagaatccacactggagtaAAACCATATCcttgtaatcaatgtggaaaggcttcgGACGAAACTCCCACCTTACTTtacaccagagaatccacactggagagaaaccttatgaatgtaatcaatgtgaaaAGGTCTTCAGTTCCAGCTCATCTCTTGCTGTATATCAGAGAATCTGCAGTGGAAttaaaccttatgaatgtaatgaatgtggaaagactttcagagagCTCCAAACTTAGTCTACATcaaagaatccacactggagtgaaaccttatcaatgtaatcaatgtggaaaggctttcagagagaGCTCCAAACTTAGTCTACATCAGAGAATctacactggagagaaaccttatcaatgtaatcaatgtgggaaggctttcagaACTAGACTTCCTACTTGCTGCACATAATAGAATTCACACtggatagatatataatataactGAAACTTTTATATACACTCACCTTGTTATACAAAtctgatgaaagcaaatttgaggAGACATCGTTTCTTGGTAATTATTTAATTATGATTTGTTTACAGTTTATAAAACAATGGTCATTTAGCTGTCTCTTGCCAAGCAAACATGAATTCTGGAGACCTCTCAAAACTTACATTCCCTTAGCTAAGTGGGAGTTACCTGTAGGCATAAGTCAATGCTGATTACTTAAATCttaatgagaatgaatattatgaGATTTGGACTTATTCTAATGAGAGACTGGGTGGGAGGAGCCTGAATCTTGACTCAGTTTTGGACAGGGGGGACTTATTTCTAGCCAGATCACCATTACTTAGTGCAGTCTAGACCAGTGGGGTGTAGAACTCAGAACTGTTTCACTAAAACCCAGTGGGCCAGAACTAACCTATAATAAAATCCCTTTACATTTTGATCTGATCTAAATTTTCCCCGGTGAATAAGTCTTGTCCAAGATTTCATCTGATCATCAGCCCTGCCCTTGAAAGACTGACTGAATCACCTACACTGGCCAATTTCTGAATGAGGAGATGGGGAAAAAGCTTTGTCCTAACTGAATAATTGTTTATTTATATGGAAGAAACATTCTTTTCtctcacatcagagaatccattctACAAGACATATGTAATTAGTCAATCAATATGAAAAGTGTTCAAGCTAAAGTCATTATGTTATTCTGATATTTCCTATCAGAAATCCCATGGGAGAGAAACTATTCCCATAATGAATGTGGAGATACATTCTACAAGCACTATAGAGCTTGTAGACATCAGAAATTTCACCTTATGATCTAACCCTCTCTGGACTCTGGAAAGGTCTGCAACCAGAGATCATCTCTTCCTTTGCATCAAGGATTGCTAGTGGAGAAAAGACTTATCAAtgtgttcaaggaggaccagCCTTTTCCTGGAAGAGGCAGGTCAGTAGACTGCACAATATTCACAATGTAAGGAAGCCTTATAAAAGCAGTAATGGTAGGAAGGTCATCACCTGAATCTCAATTTTTTGTGTATTCCAGTGTGTACATTGAAGAAATCTTGCTGGAGATAAAACTCATGGATCTAATTAATGAGTAATGTTTTCTCCCTGCAGCACAGACCTCACTAGACATAGTACATTTCATATAGTGCATGAAGCCCAAAAAAAGAGATTGAATTTATCTCAGAATCCCTAAAGTTTCTCATGACTTCCCTAACATGTGCTATGGCATCCTAGGGTGAAACCTGTCACTGGCTTCCTCACCTAACTGCACTCTCCCACTGTAGCGAGACACCTTTCCTGCTCACCTTACAAGCCGTCCTAGACTGGTAATGTGGTTCACTGCTCCAAAACTGGTTCTGGGCCATTATTGCAAAGTTGTTTTCAAGGGAATCTGGAAGAGCCCAGACAAGTGAGTGCCTCACCTTGGCTCCAGAAGTTCTCATGCCCATATATTCAGGAAATACTCCCTTGATAGCTCAAATTTTCTTGCAAAggtctcttgtctttcccattcagttgttttcttccatttctttgcaaTGCCCAGTTAAGAAAACCTTatttctccttgctattctcGCAAATTATGAATTCATTTGGGGAAATCTCCCCTTTGCTTTTCCCTTCTTTACTCAGCTATTTGTAAGGTCTGATCAAACAGCTAATTTGTTTTGttgctctttttctttgaaatatatttagTTGTTGCCTCCTGTGCAATATTAGGAATTGCTGTCAGTGGCTCTTCAGGCACTCTGTCTACCACATCTAATCCCCTAAATGTGTGCATCACTTCCAGTTCCTATCCATAAGCCATGCTATTTTTGATCATATCTTTAGGGTCTAATGGTTTTCCCTGATTTCTtaaatttgagtttgaattttgcaGTGAGAAATTTAGGATCTGAGCCTCAGTCACCTCCATATCATGTTTGGATTGATTGTATAGAATGTCACCCTCCCACATTTTTTCCCTGTAAGAATATTTTACAGTTTTTGGTTTCATAAAACTGAGCAACTTTGGAGGCAGTGGTTGGAAGATAGAATTGTTACTGTGGTATTAAAAGGTTTTCCTTGGATTTGAACCATACTTAAGCATACATTGGAAAAATCTTGCTGGAGATAAAACTTAGGGATCTAATTAACAAGGTTAAATCTCTTGCCCAAGATCTCATTAGATTTTGCAGTTTAAGAGACCTCATTAAACATCCAAAATTACTTACTGTGATGAATTCCCTAAAAATACAGCTGTTTCCAGTGAAATCCTCATGTTTGTCATTATTCTTCAATAATAATCCTTTGAATTTATATGCTGTAATTTcattagccattctccagttgatgggtgCTCATGTTCTTTGCTGGAACAAAATGttctcttataaatattttgttaaaagacaACAATACATCTAGAGTGTTAAAATCGTAGCTGGACAAATGCTTTCTATGTAAGGTGATAACttggaaaatatattcaatggAATTGATGTCATTTCAGTGTCACCaagttttttttaaggtattcttgcCAAAACAGTGAAATTTGTTTCAAATCTGTAATATAACTTTTGTTATGCTTTAAAATTTTACTGTGGTTTTGGGAAATATTTGGTAAGTAatgtgaactttaaaaatcatacctGTTGGGTGATGCACGTGTATTCTTTGGAAATCAACTTCTCTTTTGATCTAGATGCTGTAAAGTGATGAATTAAACTGTTGGAGAATGTGATTGCAATGTTCACAAAATGCTAAGtatttaaatgaatatatttattttaaaaaataaagtagtaatcctgaagagatcataaaaatgggaaagggtcccacatgtacagaaatatttatagcagcaccctttgtagttgccaaaaactggaagtcagggggatgtccatcaattggagaatggctgaataaattatggtatatgaatgtagtggagtactgttgtgccataagaaatgatgaacaagaagacttcagagaggcctagaaggacttatatgatctgatgctgagtgaaaggagcagaaccaggggacctatgtgcacagcaatgaccacagtgtgcgagagttttttctggtagacttggaatttcgtaat from Notamacropus eugenii isolate mMacEug1 chromosome 1, mMacEug1.pri_v2, whole genome shotgun sequence includes these protein-coding regions:
- the LOC140521707 gene encoding LOW QUALITY PROTEIN: uncharacterized protein (The sequence of the model RefSeq protein was modified relative to this genomic sequence to represent the inferred CDS: substituted 1 base at 1 genomic stop codon), producing the protein MIRPGKRETTERLSISVKETHQENLMSDGPCDFTRRQICAVFQKVHPGDKIYGCHHCRKNMSQQSSLIDCQKICTGENPHELHECGIHFSEHSSFLIHHIIDSERQPPECSQCGKAGSCSCSLAVHQSIETREELYKYDKREKALLQSSNLTQHQKIHNGKKGYECNPCGNAFRFKGHLTLHQKIHMEKHYECNQCGKAFRENYQLIVHKRIHTGERPYECNQCGKAFTYRSNLAVHQRIHTGEIPYERNQCGKAFRENYQLIVHQRIHTGEKTYECNQCGKAFRKSSNLAAHQRIHTGERPYECNQCGKAFRENSLLVSHEXIHNRKKLFECSDCAKAFSSNSTLAVHQRIHTGEKPPKCNPCGKTFRLSSLLATHQRIHTGEKPYECNECGKAFRRNSLLAAHQRIHTGEKPHTCNRCGKTFRSSSNLAAHQRIHTGEKPHTCNQCGKTFRLNSLLDVHQRIHTREKPYECNRCGKTFRSSSNLAAHQRIHTGERPYKCNQCEKAFRLNYQLTIHQRIHPGEKPYQCNACGKTFRESTKLSLYQRIHTGVKPYPCNQCGKASDETPTLLYTRESTLERNLMNVINVKRSSVPAHLLLYIRESAVELNLMNVMNVERLSESSKLSLHQRIHTGVKPYQCNQCGKAFRESSKLSLHQRIYTGEKPYQCNQCGKAFRTRLPTCCT